In Hymenobacter sublimis, a single genomic region encodes these proteins:
- a CDS encoding type III polyketide synthase yields MSSYLCAIGTANPPHRIPQLQIADFMAGALQLDEAGTRKLRALYRVSGIGQRYTVLPDYGRTNGSYEFFANTPDLEPFPSVGQRMAEYRRQALPLSVQAAQDCLSQVPEVAMGSITHLITVSCTGMYAPGLDIELVAALQLPSHVQRTCVNFMGCYAAVNALKLADAFCRANEEARVLVVCTELCTLHFQKSTEEDHLVSNALFGDGSAAVLVQARPRVVGPSLALTAFHCGLEPDGHADMAWHINDFGFEMTLSSYVPRMIKQGIGRLTAGLLADLPVQLADIRAFAIHPGGRKILESIEQALGLTTHDNRFAYQVLRDYGNMSSATVLFVMRELLRTLTPADTGAPVLSFAFGPGLTLEAMLLTVAWGAEPPLEIQHNAEQLKNAAILPA; encoded by the coding sequence ATGAGTAGCTACCTGTGTGCCATTGGCACGGCCAATCCGCCCCACCGCATCCCTCAACTTCAAATTGCTGACTTCATGGCGGGCGCACTGCAGCTCGATGAAGCCGGTACGCGCAAACTGCGGGCTCTGTACCGCGTCTCGGGCATCGGGCAGCGCTACACCGTGCTTCCCGACTACGGCCGCACCAATGGCAGTTACGAGTTTTTCGCCAATACCCCTGATCTTGAGCCCTTTCCCTCGGTGGGCCAGCGCATGGCCGAGTACCGGCGGCAGGCCTTGCCGCTGTCCGTGCAAGCCGCTCAGGACTGCTTGAGCCAGGTGCCGGAGGTAGCTATGGGTAGCATTACCCACCTAATTACCGTGAGTTGCACCGGCATGTACGCGCCAGGCCTGGACATTGAGCTGGTGGCGGCCCTGCAACTACCCTCCCACGTGCAACGTACCTGCGTAAACTTTATGGGCTGCTACGCCGCCGTGAATGCCCTGAAGCTGGCCGATGCCTTTTGCCGGGCCAATGAGGAGGCGCGGGTGCTGGTGGTGTGCACCGAGCTTTGCACCCTCCATTTCCAGAAAAGCACCGAGGAAGACCACTTGGTTTCTAATGCCTTGTTCGGGGATGGGTCGGCGGCGGTATTGGTACAGGCCCGGCCCCGGGTGGTAGGTCCTAGCTTGGCTCTCACGGCCTTTCACTGCGGACTGGAGCCCGACGGGCACGCCGACATGGCCTGGCACATCAACGACTTTGGCTTCGAAATGACCTTGTCATCCTACGTGCCCCGCATGATTAAGCAGGGTATTGGGCGGCTTACGGCGGGCTTGCTGGCTGATTTGCCGGTACAGCTAGCCGACATTCGAGCTTTTGCCATTCACCCAGGCGGCCGCAAAATTCTGGAGTCGATTGAGCAGGCCCTGGGGCTGACTACCCACGACAACCGCTTTGCTTACCAAGTACTGCGCGACTACGGCAACATGTCCTCCGCGACGGTGCTGTTCGTGATGCGGGAGTTGCTGCGCACCCTCACGCCCGCCGACACTGGCGCCCCGGTGCTAAGTTTTGCCTTTGGCCCTGGCCTAACGCTGGAAGCCATGCTCCTGACCGTCGCCTGGGGCGCGGAGCCCCCGCTAGAAATTCAGCACAACGCTGAGCAGCTGAAAAACGCGGCTATTTTGCCGGCCTAG
- a CDS encoding DUF3616 domain-containing protein encodes MVRRQPYTLHFSPKHSLNASGKHVRDGLSSALCTGDNLWLSCDERTSIERLRRTGPQEFGEHCSYELSELLDLPSDKTEEIDIEGLAEGDYYLWIVGSHSLARKKADAEGEDHAKEIARLTQVKSEANRYLLARVPMLLNPTTGNYELFREAPHPTDPTQTLRAAQLRSSDDSNDLRDLLAKDAHLKPFLDIPGKDNGFDIEGLAAAPDGRLFVGLRGPVLRGWAMVLEVLPREDKHGRLRLSELPGATELYYKKHFLALGGMGVRELRQCGPDLLLLAGPTMDLDGTIAVYRWPEALRCPQDSLVGPDKLERLFDVPHGFGPTAGQDKAEGMALLDSEHVLIVFDSPADARKPAAHHVLADRVKVQAQAT; translated from the coding sequence ATGGTCCGTCGCCAGCCCTATACTCTTCATTTCAGCCCGAAGCACAGCCTTAACGCTTCTGGTAAGCACGTCCGCGACGGGCTTTCGTCGGCTTTGTGTACCGGCGACAACCTGTGGCTGAGCTGCGACGAACGGACCTCCATTGAGCGCCTGCGTCGAACCGGGCCCCAGGAGTTTGGCGAGCATTGCTCCTATGAGCTGTCGGAACTACTTGATTTGCCTTCGGATAAAACGGAAGAGATTGATATTGAAGGGCTAGCGGAAGGCGATTATTACCTCTGGATTGTGGGCTCTCACAGCCTGGCGCGCAAAAAAGCCGATGCCGAAGGCGAGGACCACGCCAAGGAAATAGCCCGTCTTACGCAAGTGAAGTCGGAGGCAAACCGCTACCTGTTGGCCCGGGTGCCCATGTTGCTCAACCCCACCACCGGTAACTACGAGCTCTTCCGCGAGGCTCCGCACCCCACCGACCCTACCCAAACGCTTCGGGCCGCCCAACTCCGCTCCTCCGATGACTCCAACGACCTGCGCGACCTGCTCGCCAAAGACGCCCACCTCAAGCCCTTCCTCGATATTCCCGGCAAAGACAACGGCTTTGACATTGAGGGGCTGGCGGCGGCGCCTGATGGGCGACTGTTTGTGGGGTTGCGCGGGCCGGTGTTGCGCGGCTGGGCCATGGTGCTGGAGGTGCTACCCCGCGAGGACAAGCACGGCCGCCTGCGCCTGAGTGAGCTGCCGGGTGCCACGGAGCTGTACTACAAAAAGCATTTCCTGGCCCTGGGTGGCATGGGCGTGCGGGAGCTCCGCCAGTGCGGCCCCGACCTACTGCTACTGGCCGGCCCGACCATGGACTTGGATGGCACCATTGCCGTGTACCGCTGGCCCGAAGCGCTGCGCTGCCCCCAGGATAGCCTCGTGGGGCCCGATAAGTTGGAGCGCCTGTTCGATGTGCCCCACGGCTTCGGTCCAACCGCCGGCCAGGACAAGGCCGAAGGTATGGCGCTGCTAGACTCAGAACACGTGCTCATTGTGTTCGACAGTCCCGCTGATGCCCGCAAACCGGCCGCCCACCACGTGCTAGCCGACCGGGTAAAGGTGCAGGCCCAGGCTACCTAA
- a CDS encoding aldehyde dehydrogenase family protein — protein MTAPAATVPLAPTSSPIIENSAVAALFRRQQARAEALRRESVETRAGRLRKLSAWITENRAAIQQALYADFRKPAAETDVTEIWSTQTELKHTLRHLRHWAQPRKVGTPLSLVGTRGWVQYEPKGVCLIIAPWNYPFYLALDPLVSALAAGNCCIIKPSEMTPTVAALLARMCQELFDPAEVTVVQGDKEVATELLALPFNHIFFTGSPQVGKVVMRAAAEHLTSVTLELGGKSPAVVDDTADLRDAAEKIVWGKGINAGQTCVAPDYLLVHEAVRDQLIEEIRAVVQRFYNPSGEGIEASKSFARIVNDHHFARVAGLLAEAQAQGATVALGGQTDASQRFMEPTVLVDVPTGSRVMQEEIFGPLLPVRTFRTLMEAVDEVNSRPHPLALYVFTQNAEHQRYLLQNIPAGGACVNETILHLGHPELPFGGLGNSGLGRAHGLAGFQAFSNEKSVLKQRVGRTGLKPIYPPYTPQVKKLVNWLVKWL, from the coding sequence ATGACTGCTCCCGCCGCTACGGTTCCGCTTGCGCCTACTTCCTCACCAATCATTGAAAACTCGGCCGTAGCGGCCCTTTTCAGGCGGCAGCAAGCCCGGGCGGAGGCCTTGCGCCGCGAATCAGTGGAAACCCGTGCGGGACGGCTGCGCAAGCTCAGCGCCTGGATAACGGAAAACCGCGCCGCCATTCAGCAGGCGCTCTACGCCGATTTTCGCAAGCCCGCCGCCGAAACCGACGTCACCGAAATCTGGTCGACGCAAACGGAGCTAAAGCACACGTTGCGCCACTTGCGCCACTGGGCCCAGCCGCGCAAAGTTGGGACGCCGCTGTCATTGGTAGGCACGCGCGGCTGGGTGCAGTACGAGCCCAAAGGCGTGTGCCTGATTATAGCGCCCTGGAACTACCCCTTCTACCTGGCCCTTGACCCGCTCGTATCGGCGCTGGCAGCCGGCAACTGCTGCATCATCAAGCCTTCCGAAATGACGCCAACGGTAGCGGCCTTGCTCGCGCGCATGTGCCAGGAGCTGTTTGACCCGGCCGAGGTGACGGTAGTGCAAGGCGACAAGGAAGTAGCCACCGAACTGCTTGCCCTACCCTTCAACCACATCTTTTTCACGGGCAGTCCGCAGGTAGGAAAAGTGGTGATGCGGGCCGCTGCCGAGCACCTGACCAGCGTGACCCTGGAGCTGGGCGGCAAAAGCCCCGCCGTGGTAGACGACACGGCCGATTTGCGCGATGCCGCCGAGAAAATCGTGTGGGGCAAGGGCATCAACGCCGGCCAAACCTGCGTAGCCCCCGACTACCTGCTGGTGCACGAAGCCGTCCGCGACCAGCTGATTGAGGAGATTCGGGCGGTAGTGCAGCGCTTCTACAACCCCTCCGGCGAGGGCATAGAGGCCTCCAAGTCGTTTGCCCGCATCGTAAACGACCACCATTTTGCCCGGGTAGCGGGGCTGCTGGCCGAGGCGCAGGCCCAAGGTGCCACCGTGGCGCTGGGTGGGCAAACGGATGCTTCGCAACGCTTTATGGAGCCCACCGTGCTGGTAGATGTGCCAACAGGCAGTCGGGTCATGCAGGAAGAAATTTTCGGACCGCTGCTGCCGGTGCGCACCTTCCGCACCCTCATGGAAGCCGTAGACGAGGTGAACTCCCGCCCGCACCCGCTGGCTTTGTACGTGTTTACCCAAAATGCTGAGCATCAGCGCTACCTGCTCCAGAACATTCCCGCCGGCGGCGCTTGCGTTAATGAAACGATTCTGCACCTGGGCCACCCCGAGCTACCCTTTGGCGGGCTGGGCAACAGCGGCCTGGGCCGGGCCCACGGCCTGGCTGGCTTCCAGGCCTTTAGCAACGAGAAGTCGGTGCTGAAGCAGCGCGTAGGCCGTACGGGCCTCAAACCCATCTACCCGCCTTATACTCCCCAAGTCAAAAAGCTAGTGAATTGGCTAGTAAAGTGGCTCTGA
- a CDS encoding porin family protein: protein MKKLALLAAGCALSASAMAQTPTEAPRVSGLRSSTDYAPGTGSDSRNNGFGIKVGLNSAHVRGDEKKNYGDVGTYKNFHAGAYAQFGFNDKFSVQPEILYTRQGFEGSSAARNNTGTYFTRLDYVQVPVLLVYNFLDNVSVHVGPQVSLLTKVREGGQERKIADENDASGNPIYGYSYSSLDYGLAAGLEARVGPARVGGRYVAGFNDIIKDPTRAGTQAIDNIKNGAFQVYVGIGISN from the coding sequence ATGAAAAAACTTGCACTCCTTGCCGCCGGCTGCGCCCTGAGCGCCTCGGCTATGGCCCAAACTCCGACTGAAGCTCCCCGGGTAAGCGGCCTGCGCTCCTCCACCGATTACGCCCCCGGTACGGGCAGCGACTCGCGCAACAACGGTTTCGGCATTAAAGTAGGCTTGAATTCGGCCCACGTACGCGGCGACGAAAAAAAGAACTACGGCGACGTCGGCACTTATAAGAACTTCCACGCCGGGGCATACGCCCAGTTTGGTTTCAACGATAAGTTCTCGGTGCAGCCGGAAATCCTTTATACCCGTCAGGGGTTCGAGGGTAGCTCCGCCGCTCGCAACAACACCGGCACATACTTCACGCGCCTTGATTACGTGCAGGTACCGGTGCTGCTGGTGTACAACTTCCTTGACAACGTTAGTGTACACGTAGGCCCCCAGGTTTCCCTGCTCACTAAAGTGCGTGAAGGCGGCCAGGAGCGGAAAATTGCCGATGAAAACGACGCTAGCGGCAACCCTATCTACGGCTATAGCTACAGCAGCCTCGACTATGGGCTAGCCGCGGGCCTGGAAGCTCGGGTAGGTCCGGCCCGCGTGGGCGGCCGCTACGTAGCAGGCTTCAACGATATTATCAAAGACCCAACCCGCGCTGGTACCCAGGCCATTGACAACATCAAGAACGGTGCGTTTCAGGTGTACGTAGGCATTGGCATCTCCAACTAG
- a CDS encoding DinB family protein — MRQYPSMESVSTWFSFPYSALMMEAVCERLRELLEVTSQHLSTCSEQELAEAPSPGRWSRKEILGHLIDSAANNHRRFVLALISPEPLLVQSYDQDAWVRVADYQNAPTDELLHLWTSYNRQLIRLLERVPATAHEFRCQLDDGYTVTLGWLIEDYAVHLEHHVQQILDLTP, encoded by the coding sequence TTGCGCCAGTACCCAAGCATGGAAAGTGTAAGCACTTGGTTTTCTTTTCCTTACTCCGCCCTGATGATGGAAGCAGTTTGTGAGCGTTTGCGTGAGCTTTTGGAGGTAACAAGCCAGCATCTTTCCACCTGCTCAGAGCAGGAGCTAGCCGAGGCGCCCTCGCCGGGCCGCTGGTCGCGCAAGGAAATTTTGGGACACCTCATTGACTCGGCCGCCAACAACCACCGCCGTTTTGTGCTGGCCCTCATTAGCCCCGAGCCCCTGCTGGTGCAGTCGTATGACCAGGATGCCTGGGTACGGGTAGCGGACTACCAGAACGCGCCTACGGACGAGCTGCTGCACCTATGGACCAGCTACAACCGGCAGCTGATTCGACTGTTGGAGCGGGTGCCGGCCACGGCCCACGAGTTTCGGTGCCAGCTCGACGATGGGTACACTGTGACGCTAGGTTGGCTGATTGAGGACTACGCGGTTCATTTGGAACACCACGTCCAGCAGATTCTGGACCTGACTCCCTGA
- a CDS encoding DUF6992 family protein: MILFAATAALPAINQARELLAERGMAVLGTWALLNLVVSGYHVSRTDARSEAHHFHLMNVAWNVVNALLAVWGILQAHPQQVAGLSPAASLSAQFNFEKILLFNAGLDVAYLCIGSWLRARAASAHTSRPERLAGFGRALWLQGGFLLFFDVGFYFIYHQYATDLLQLVQ, from the coding sequence ATGATACTATTTGCGGCTACTGCAGCGCTGCCCGCCATTAACCAAGCCCGTGAGCTGCTGGCTGAGCGCGGCATGGCCGTGCTTGGCACGTGGGCCCTGCTGAACTTGGTGGTGAGTGGCTACCATGTTTCCCGCACGGATGCCCGCTCCGAAGCCCACCACTTCCACCTGATGAATGTGGCCTGGAACGTGGTAAATGCCCTGCTAGCTGTGTGGGGAATTTTGCAGGCGCACCCGCAGCAGGTAGCAGGCTTATCCCCTGCCGCTAGCCTGAGCGCCCAGTTCAATTTCGAGAAAATTCTGCTCTTTAATGCCGGCCTGGATGTAGCCTACCTCTGCATAGGCAGCTGGTTGCGCGCCCGCGCTGCTAGCGCCCACACCTCTCGTCCCGAGCGCCTGGCAGGCTTTGGCCGCGCGTTGTGGCTGCAGGGCGGCTTTCTGCTTTTTTTCGATGTAGGTTTCTACTTTATCTATCACCAGTACGCCACCGATTTGTTGCAGTTAGTGCAGTGA
- a CDS encoding type 1 glutamine amidotransferase domain-containing protein: protein MSIFGSNDLKGKKIAIVATDGFEQSELEKPKKFLEGEGAETHVISLKSGSIRGWDEKDWGDKVEVDKVIGDVKVAEYDALVLPGGQMNPDVLRTEPEVISFIGEFVRSGKPVAAICHGPWTLIEADVVRGKQLTSWPSLKTDIKNAGGRWVDETVVVDGNIITSRNPQDIPNFNDKIKEALVGKN from the coding sequence ATGAGTATTTTTGGAAGCAACGACCTGAAAGGCAAGAAAATAGCCATTGTCGCCACCGATGGCTTTGAGCAGTCGGAGCTGGAAAAGCCCAAGAAGTTTTTGGAAGGCGAAGGCGCCGAAACGCACGTCATTTCCTTGAAAAGCGGCTCTATTAGAGGCTGGGACGAGAAAGATTGGGGCGATAAGGTAGAGGTAGACAAGGTGATTGGCGACGTGAAGGTGGCCGAGTATGATGCCTTGGTACTGCCCGGCGGCCAGATGAACCCCGACGTGCTCCGCACGGAGCCCGAAGTAATTAGCTTTATCGGTGAGTTTGTGCGCTCAGGCAAGCCCGTGGCCGCCATCTGCCACGGCCCCTGGACCCTGATTGAGGCCGACGTGGTGCGCGGCAAGCAGCTCACTAGCTGGCCCAGCCTGAAAACCGACATCAAGAATGCTGGCGGCCGCTGGGTTGATGAAACGGTAGTTGTGGATGGTAACATTATCACTAGCCGCAACCCCCAGGACATTCCCAACTTCAACGACAAGATCAAGGAAGCACTCGTCGGAAAGAACTAG
- a CDS encoding FAD-dependent oxidoreductase, producing the protein MQFTDAQCATLCALADTFIPSLPAPQPSADAAYWERSGSAGVDLSKIALVLEAQPASARQEFMHLLQLLNTPTLGLTWFGPLRPFARLAPEQREKLLQSWAASNVPQLRKGFHALRKLFVFLFYGGSTAEQGNFVWEHIGYPGPQVPDPAVAPEKPIQLLHPTHNEVHYDCEVLVIGSGAGGGVVAGELAAAGHEVLVLEKGPYFHGPDFTQREVDMLGALYDARGALSTQDGGLALLAGSCLGGGTTVNWAGAFRTPDYVLEEWAREHHVPHFTSPDFARSLDAVSAALSVNTDYVRHNGQNQALWNGSQVLGHDMKLIPRNEKGLSESEAHFCGLGYSGFGDRHGIKQGTLNTYLQTAFEHGARLLCNTCVSRVTITQGRASGAEATHTTPEGRTIRVTVRAKRVVVAGGSVQTPALLLRSGLRHPHLGQHLHLHPTVAVSGLYAQAMAPWHGPMMSVVNDSFTRLGGSNFGVKLETPPAHPGLMAMVLPWCSGRQHKALMQQAAHLGSFIVLTRDRDGGRVTIDKHGMPLIDYTLSEYDRNHLLQGVRAAAEVHVAAGAHTVLLPHGTLPTLHADNGRLRNPEVLAGLPYLSWKSNQFGLYSAHQMSTCRMGGQAATHPTSPSGELHDVPHLFVADASAFPACSGVNPMLTIMALAHHTAQHLKESLRAEVVRRPAVAAAGVG; encoded by the coding sequence ATGCAGTTCACCGATGCCCAGTGCGCTACCCTGTGCGCGCTTGCTGATACATTTATTCCTAGCCTGCCGGCGCCCCAACCTTCTGCTGATGCGGCGTATTGGGAGCGGAGCGGTTCAGCAGGAGTTGATTTAAGCAAAATTGCGCTGGTGCTGGAGGCCCAGCCTGCCAGCGCCCGGCAAGAATTTATGCATCTGCTGCAATTGCTGAACACGCCCACGCTGGGCCTAACGTGGTTCGGGCCCCTGCGGCCGTTTGCCCGGCTGGCCCCGGAGCAGCGCGAGAAACTGCTGCAGAGCTGGGCGGCCAGCAACGTGCCCCAGTTGCGCAAAGGCTTTCACGCCCTGCGGAAACTGTTCGTATTTCTGTTTTACGGGGGCTCCACGGCTGAGCAGGGCAACTTCGTGTGGGAGCACATCGGCTACCCCGGCCCCCAGGTGCCGGACCCCGCAGTAGCGCCCGAAAAGCCCATCCAACTCCTGCACCCCACCCACAACGAGGTGCACTACGACTGTGAGGTGCTGGTGATAGGGAGCGGGGCCGGCGGCGGGGTAGTAGCCGGCGAGCTGGCCGCCGCTGGGCATGAGGTGCTGGTTCTGGAAAAAGGACCCTACTTCCACGGGCCCGACTTTACCCAGCGCGAGGTGGACATGCTCGGGGCCTTGTATGATGCCCGCGGCGCCTTGAGCACCCAGGATGGCGGGCTGGCCCTGCTGGCCGGCTCCTGCCTCGGTGGCGGTACCACCGTAAACTGGGCCGGCGCCTTCCGCACCCCCGATTATGTGCTGGAGGAGTGGGCCCGGGAGCACCACGTGCCCCACTTCACCAGCCCCGATTTTGCCCGGAGCCTGGATGCCGTAAGCGCAGCCCTGAGCGTCAATACTGATTATGTTCGCCATAACGGCCAGAATCAGGCGCTTTGGAATGGTTCCCAGGTCCTGGGCCACGACATGAAGCTGATTCCGCGTAATGAGAAGGGGCTGAGCGAATCGGAAGCGCACTTCTGCGGCCTGGGCTACAGTGGTTTCGGCGACCGGCACGGCATCAAACAAGGCACCCTGAACACCTATCTACAAACGGCCTTTGAACACGGAGCCCGCCTGCTGTGCAACACCTGCGTGTCGAGGGTAACGATAACGCAGGGGCGGGCCAGCGGCGCGGAAGCCACACACACTACCCCCGAGGGCCGCACGATACGGGTAACGGTACGCGCTAAACGGGTGGTAGTGGCCGGGGGCTCCGTTCAGACGCCGGCCTTGCTCTTGCGTAGCGGCCTGCGCCACCCCCATCTGGGCCAGCACTTGCATTTGCATCCTACGGTAGCCGTTTCCGGCTTGTACGCCCAGGCTATGGCGCCCTGGCACGGCCCCATGATGTCGGTGGTGAATGACAGCTTCACGCGCCTGGGGGGTAGCAACTTCGGGGTGAAGCTGGAAACTCCGCCGGCCCATCCGGGCCTGATGGCCATGGTGTTGCCCTGGTGCTCGGGGCGCCAGCACAAGGCCCTGATGCAGCAGGCGGCCCACCTGGGCTCCTTCATCGTGCTGACCCGCGACCGGGACGGGGGCCGGGTGACCATCGACAAGCACGGCATGCCCCTAATCGACTACACTCTCAGCGAGTACGACCGAAACCACCTGCTGCAAGGCGTGCGGGCCGCCGCCGAGGTGCACGTAGCGGCCGGAGCCCACACGGTGCTGCTACCCCACGGCACCTTACCTACCCTGCACGCCGACAACGGCCGCTTGCGCAACCCCGAGGTGCTGGCCGGCTTGCCCTACCTGAGCTGGAAGTCCAACCAGTTTGGCCTGTACAGCGCCCACCAAATGAGCACCTGCCGCATGGGTGGGCAAGCTGCTACCCACCCCACCAGCCCCAGCGGGGAGCTCCATGACGTGCCGCACTTGTTTGTAGCCGATGCCTCCGCCTTTCCGGCCTGCAGCGGCGTAAACCCCATGCTCACGATTATGGCCTTGGCGCATCACACGGCCCAGCATCTAAAGGAAAGCCTGCGGGCCGAAGTAGTCCGGCGGCCGGCAGTGGCAGCAGCAGGAGTAGGCTGA
- a CDS encoding acyl-CoA thioesterase: protein MASSLVQTPETTHRIQFQDCDMLGHLNNARYLDYFLNAREEHTMQHYALNLGQITRELGAGWVITKHYLAYLRPANHAELVRIRTQLIHYDNSNLVVEMQMLSEDSQRLKAVLWSEMAFVKVPGGTRTEHPDNLMDMLEELDVEDASYDPDGFDERVRRLRKQLKRERNEHD, encoded by the coding sequence ATGGCTTCTTCCCTGGTTCAAACGCCCGAAACTACCCACCGCATTCAGTTTCAGGACTGTGACATGCTGGGCCACCTGAATAACGCCCGCTACCTTGACTATTTCCTGAACGCCCGCGAGGAGCACACCATGCAGCACTACGCCCTGAACCTGGGGCAAATAACCCGCGAGCTGGGCGCCGGGTGGGTGATTACCAAGCACTACTTGGCTTACCTGCGGCCCGCCAACCACGCCGAGCTAGTGCGAATTCGGACCCAGCTAATCCACTACGACAACTCCAACTTAGTGGTGGAAATGCAGATGCTCAGCGAGGACAGCCAGCGCCTGAAGGCCGTTCTGTGGTCAGAAATGGCGTTTGTGAAAGTGCCTGGCGGTACCCGTACCGAACACCCCGACAACCTCATGGACATGCTCGAAGAGCTGGACGTAGAAGATGCTAGCTACGACCCCGATGGCTTTGACGAGCGAGTGCGGCGGCTGCGCAAGCAGCTCAAGCGGGAACGAAACGAGCACGACTAA
- a CDS encoding methyltransferase domain-containing protein, whose translation MPDFRVRATEEELMDDLSLATEELRQNLDELETINTWLGGYAPVLNALARLRPHFPPGRPLRLADVGSGGGDTLRQIARWARQQGVAVELTGVDANPFMLDYAAARSTQYPKIRYQQADIFSPEFQQQPFDIVTASLFCHHFPDEQLTQLLQRWQQQASLAVVINDLHRHPLAYYSIRWLTRLLGGSRLVRHDAPLSVARAFTRPDWQQLLAQAGITHYHLRWRWAFRWQVMVVKR comes from the coding sequence ATGCCTGATTTCCGCGTCCGTGCCACGGAAGAAGAGCTGATGGACGACCTGAGCCTGGCCACCGAGGAGCTTCGGCAAAATCTGGACGAGCTGGAAACTATTAACACGTGGCTAGGCGGTTACGCCCCGGTGCTGAATGCCCTGGCCCGGCTGCGCCCCCACTTCCCCCCAGGCCGCCCCTTGCGCCTGGCCGACGTAGGCAGCGGCGGCGGCGACACCCTACGCCAGATTGCGCGCTGGGCCCGCCAACAGGGCGTGGCCGTGGAGCTGACTGGCGTGGATGCCAACCCGTTTATGCTGGACTACGCCGCCGCCCGCAGCACCCAGTACCCCAAAATCCGGTATCAGCAGGCCGATATTTTCTCCCCCGAATTTCAGCAGCAGCCCTTTGATATCGTAACGGCCAGCCTCTTCTGCCACCACTTCCCCGATGAGCAGCTCACCCAGCTGCTGCAGCGGTGGCAGCAGCAGGCCAGCCTGGCCGTCGTCATTAACGACCTGCACCGCCACCCACTAGCCTACTACAGTATCCGCTGGCTCACGCGGCTGCTCGGTGGCTCCCGCCTCGTGCGCCACGATGCGCCCCTGTCCGTGGCCCGCGCCTTCACCCGCCCCGACTGGCAGCAGCTACTTGCCCAAGCCGGCATCACACACTACCACCTGCGCTGGCGCTGGGCTTTCCGCTGGCAGGTGATGGTGGTGAAGCGGTGA
- a CDS encoding histone deacetylase family protein yields the protein MISIAWAPLYAHPLPANHRFPMLKYELLPEQLLREGIVAESAFFSPSSPPAEDVLRVHDSEYYHRLRAGELTRQEERATGFPWSPALIARETCILGGTLECARRALQYGVALNIAGGTHHAFRDRGEGFCLLNDQAAAAAYLLAHPELGVGRVLIVDLDVHQGNGTARIFQQETRVFTFSMHGARNYPHRKEQSDLDLALPDGTDDAAYLRQLHTTLPRLLDQHQPDFVFYLSGVDVLATDKLGHLALTRDGCRRRDEYVLGLCHAHSLPVVVCMGGGYSPRIADIVDAHANTFRVAANLWG from the coding sequence ATGATTTCTATTGCCTGGGCCCCGCTCTACGCTCACCCGCTGCCGGCCAACCACCGCTTCCCAATGCTCAAGTACGAGCTCCTCCCGGAGCAGCTGCTCCGGGAAGGCATTGTGGCGGAAAGTGCCTTTTTCTCACCTTCCTCTCCGCCTGCCGAAGATGTGCTGCGGGTGCATGACTCCGAGTACTACCACCGGCTTCGGGCTGGGGAACTTACGCGGCAAGAGGAGCGCGCCACTGGCTTTCCTTGGAGCCCGGCGCTGATTGCCCGAGAAACGTGCATTCTGGGCGGTACGCTGGAATGCGCCCGGCGGGCTTTGCAATATGGAGTAGCACTAAATATTGCCGGCGGCACCCACCATGCCTTCCGAGACCGGGGTGAAGGATTTTGCCTGCTCAACGACCAGGCCGCGGCGGCAGCCTACCTGCTGGCCCACCCAGAACTGGGGGTAGGGCGGGTGCTCATCGTGGACTTGGATGTGCATCAGGGCAACGGCACGGCCCGCATCTTCCAGCAGGAAACGCGCGTGTTCACCTTCAGCATGCACGGGGCCCGCAATTACCCCCACCGTAAAGAGCAATCGGACCTGGACCTAGCCCTACCCGATGGCACCGACGATGCCGCCTACCTCCGCCAGCTGCATACTACCTTGCCTCGCCTCCTAGATCAGCACCAACCCGATTTTGTGTTCTACCTCAGTGGCGTTGATGTGCTGGCTACCGACAAGCTCGGCCACTTGGCCCTAACCCGCGACGGGTGCCGCCGCCGCGACGAATACGTGCTGGGCTTGTGCCATGCCCACAGCCTGCCAGTTGTGGTGTGCATGGGTGGCGGCTACTCCCCCCGCATCGCCGACATCGTAGACGCCCACGCCAACACCTTCCGGGTAGCAGCCAACCTATGGGGGTAG